A single region of the Microthrixaceae bacterium genome encodes:
- a CDS encoding PAC2 family protein — translation MTYLRWLDRPAVKEPIVIASFEGWNDAGEAASQTVRLLERWLDATPFVDIDPEEFFDFTVVRPHIGSDGDGIRRIDWPENVFRVATPEGSPPIVLLCGIEPQLRWRAFSHCVLEVAQHLDARLVLTLGSLLAEVPHTRPSQVFGAAGNVEVSRILDYEPSRYEGPTGISGVLHELCATRGTHSASLWATVPSYVPSAPSPKATRALAVEVSRILGIDLPIEELDDDVEDYDRQITDMVSEDDDTVTYVAHLEERYDREALAGHSADALVSEVEAFLRDQ, via the coding sequence GTGACCTATCTTCGATGGCTCGACCGACCGGCGGTCAAAGAACCGATCGTCATCGCATCGTTCGAGGGTTGGAACGACGCCGGTGAGGCCGCATCACAGACCGTTCGTCTGTTGGAGCGCTGGCTCGACGCGACCCCCTTCGTCGACATCGACCCCGAGGAGTTCTTCGACTTCACCGTCGTTCGGCCCCACATCGGAAGCGATGGGGACGGTATTCGGCGCATCGACTGGCCCGAGAACGTCTTTCGTGTGGCGACGCCCGAAGGTTCACCGCCGATCGTGCTGCTGTGTGGAATCGAACCCCAGCTTCGTTGGCGAGCGTTTTCGCACTGCGTGCTCGAAGTGGCACAACACCTCGACGCCCGACTCGTGTTGACGCTCGGAAGCCTCCTCGCGGAGGTTCCCCACACTCGCCCCTCTCAGGTCTTCGGGGCCGCCGGCAACGTCGAGGTGTCGCGGATTCTCGACTACGAGCCGTCCCGGTATGAGGGGCCCACCGGAATCTCAGGCGTGCTTCACGAACTGTGCGCAACACGTGGCACCCACAGCGCGTCGTTGTGGGCGACGGTACCCAGTTACGTTCCGTCGGCCCCGTCACCCAAGGCGACCCGAGCCCTCGCGGTCGAGGTCAGCCGAATTCTGGGGATCGACCTTCCCATCGAAGAACTCGACGACGACGTCGAGGACTATGACCGCCAGATCACCGACATGGTGTCCGAGGACGACGACACGGTCACCTATGTCGCCCATCTCGAAGAGCGTTACGACCGCGAAGCGCTCGCCGGACACAGCGCCGACGCATTGGTCAGCGAGGTCGAGGC
- a CDS encoding GNAT family N-acetyltransferase, which yields MGTDATVTVRELSAADVDASIAEAFVGLLPQLSSSSPRPTVEQLARIAGSDCNHLLIAESEDSTVLGSMTLVVFEIPTGVRAWIEDVVVDESARGRGVGEALNRRAIDIAHEVGAKSVDLTSRPSREAANRLYQKLGFVARETNVYRYQGSR from the coding sequence ATGGGAACCGATGCCACCGTGACCGTTCGCGAACTCTCCGCCGCCGATGTCGACGCCTCCATCGCCGAGGCCTTCGTCGGCCTGCTCCCGCAGTTGAGTTCGTCGTCGCCGCGCCCGACGGTCGAACAACTCGCCCGGATTGCCGGCTCGGACTGTAATCACCTGCTCATCGCGGAATCGGAGGATTCCACCGTGCTCGGCTCGATGACCTTGGTGGTCTTCGAGATCCCCACCGGGGTCCGCGCCTGGATCGAGGACGTGGTGGTCGACGAGTCGGCTCGCGGCCGTGGCGTGGGAGAAGCCCTCAACCGGCGTGCGATCGACATTGCCCACGAGGTTGGAGCGAAATCGGTGGACCTGACCTCGCGGCCGAGTCGCGAGGCGGCGAATCGCCTGTATCAGAAGCTGGGTTTCGTCGCCCGGGAGACGAACGTCTATCGCTATCAGGGTTCGCGATAG
- a CDS encoding PQQ-dependent sugar dehydrogenase, whose product MTSTSAPATSAAPLATARVTLTEVADVAEAIALARRFGDDDAMYVASRDGRIERIPLDGSDPSMLLDLRDRVGDYQGEQGLLGIAWNLDGTVLIVSYTDGDDGGASVIERYPFEAGAQSPSADPTELLRVAQPATNHNGGHVEFGPDSMLYIGFGDGGGQGDPGNRAQDLTSLLGKILRIDVAAPTYTIPADNPYVDGPGGARREIWIAGVRNPWRFSFDQATGDLWIADVGANSWEEVNVLRAADGLGRGANLGWDRREGTHPTDEDDGSHPDGGFHEPILDYGHDQGASITGGVVVRDPRLGELDGVYLYSDFAAAKLWGLRVDGDAVVDSGEIDTNDTTMNSVVSFGVGPNDEVYIASLSGTVWRVDPA is encoded by the coding sequence GTGACCTCGACCTCCGCACCGGCGACGTCGGCCGCACCGCTCGCGACGGCCCGGGTCACCCTCACCGAAGTTGCCGACGTGGCCGAGGCGATCGCCCTCGCTCGACGCTTCGGCGACGATGACGCGATGTACGTCGCGTCCCGCGACGGGCGAATCGAACGGATACCGCTCGATGGCTCGGACCCGTCGATGTTGCTCGACCTGCGCGACCGCGTCGGCGACTATCAGGGCGAGCAGGGGTTGTTGGGGATCGCTTGGAACCTCGACGGTACCGTGTTGATCGTGTCCTACACCGACGGCGACGACGGCGGTGCGAGCGTGATCGAGCGCTACCCCTTCGAAGCGGGTGCCCAAAGCCCATCGGCCGACCCAACCGAGTTGCTTCGCGTCGCTCAACCCGCCACGAACCACAACGGCGGCCACGTCGAGTTCGGACCGGACTCGATGCTGTACATCGGATTCGGCGACGGCGGAGGGCAGGGCGATCCGGGCAACCGCGCTCAAGACCTGACGTCGTTGCTCGGAAAGATTCTGCGGATCGACGTCGCCGCACCGACCTACACCATTCCCGCCGACAACCCCTATGTCGACGGCCCCGGAGGGGCGCGTCGTGAGATCTGGATCGCTGGGGTGAGAAACCCCTGGCGCTTCTCGTTCGACCAGGCGACCGGTGACCTGTGGATCGCCGATGTCGGCGCGAACTCGTGGGAGGAAGTCAACGTGTTGCGAGCCGCCGACGGCTTGGGACGCGGCGCGAATCTCGGTTGGGACCGGCGCGAGGGCACTCACCCGACCGACGAGGACGACGGGTCGCACCCCGACGGCGGATTTCATGAGCCGATCCTCGACTACGGCCACGACCAGGGAGCGTCGATCACCGGCGGCGTCGTCGTGCGCGATCCCCGCCTCGGCGAACTTGACGGGGTCTACCTCTATTCCGATTTCGCCGCAGCGAAGCTGTGGGGCCTACGCGTCGACGGTGACGCGGTCGTCGATTCCGGAGAGATCGACACGAACGACACGACGATGAACTCGGTCGTCAGCTTTGGCGTCGGCCCGAATGACGAGGTGTACATCGCCTCACTCAGCGGCACGGTCTGGCGGGTCGACCCGGCCTGA